A region from the Bacteroidota bacterium genome encodes:
- a CDS encoding Crp/Fnr family transcriptional regulator, translating into MYTKVEQHLGFMLEDDLMKEIATVGQLRRVKLGQTLMHVGDPFTHMPIMLEGAIKVLREDKEGNELLLYYLESGDTCAMSLSCCMGNKKSKVHAVAEEDSALVMVPVEYLDRWITKYQSWKAFIFESIRLRMDEFMETIDSIAFMRMDERLLKYLRDRVRVLGKTEIETTHQQIADDLHTSRVVVSRLIKQLENLGQVKLGRNHIEVVDL; encoded by the coding sequence TTGTACACGAAGGTCGAGCAACATCTCGGCTTCATGCTCGAAGACGACCTGATGAAGGAAATCGCCACCGTCGGCCAATTGCGCCGCGTCAAGTTGGGGCAGACCCTCATGCATGTCGGCGATCCGTTTACGCACATGCCGATCATGCTTGAAGGCGCAATCAAGGTCTTACGCGAAGACAAGGAAGGCAACGAACTTCTCCTTTATTACCTGGAAAGCGGAGATACCTGCGCCATGTCGCTCAGCTGCTGCATGGGCAACAAAAAGAGCAAAGTGCACGCCGTGGCAGAGGAGGATTCGGCACTCGTCATGGTTCCGGTGGAATATCTCGACCGTTGGATCACCAAATACCAAAGCTGGAAGGCGTTTATCTTCGAATCGATCCGCTTGCGGATGGACGAATTCATGGAAACGATCGACAGCATCGCGTTCATGCGCATGGACGAGCGCCTGCTCAAGTACTTGCGCGACCGTGTGCGCGTGCTCGGCAAAACTGAAATCGAAACAACGCATCAACAGATTGCCGACGACCTGCATACCTCACGCGTAGTGGTCTCACGGTTGATCAAGCAACTCGAAAATCTCGGACAGGTGAAGCTCGGCAGGAACCATATCGAAGTGGTGGATTTGTGA
- a CDS encoding DUF983 domain-containing protein: protein MSEVAFPPKYVSAAKAVFTGRCPVCREGAVFKGPWNRLDFIANNRHCPVCNTDFEPEPGFFYGSMYVSYSFNVATLVAVYLFLWVLFDPESPWVYIAAVIGVTVAIVPFTARLSRMLWMNWFGPFKYDPTAARRMP from the coding sequence ATGAGTGAAGTTGCATTTCCTCCGAAATATGTTTCTGCAGCAAAGGCTGTGTTTACCGGTCGCTGTCCCGTATGCCGCGAAGGCGCGGTGTTCAAGGGACCCTGGAATAGGCTGGATTTTATCGCCAACAACCGGCATTGTCCGGTTTGCAACACCGATTTCGAACCGGAACCGGGCTTTTTCTATGGTTCGATGTACGTGAGCTACAGTTTTAATGTCGCGACGTTGGTTGCTGTTTATCTGTTTCTATGGGTCTTGTTTGACCCCGAATCCCCTTGGGTGTACATCGCAGCCGTGATCGGTGTCACGGTGGCCATTGTTCCTTTCACAGCCAGGTTGTCCAGAATGCTCTGGATGAATTGGTTTGGTCCGTTCAAATATGATCCGACCGCAGCCCGACGGATGCCTTGA
- a CDS encoding DUF983 domain-containing protein — MNQATQVKGQQSGVQTRSLLGAVLAAKCPQCREGEFFDGPWNRMNFLKIHQNCPVCGVQFEPEPGFFIGAMYVNYAFNIIQLVIVGLFMWLVVNPDSAWWIVAAVLGVTFATIPFTARMSRVIWMYMFAGIKYDPAAARRT; from the coding sequence ATGAATCAGGCGACGCAAGTGAAAGGTCAGCAAAGTGGTGTGCAAACACGTTCGCTCCTCGGGGCGGTACTCGCAGCCAAGTGCCCGCAATGCCGTGAAGGTGAATTCTTTGACGGCCCTTGGAATCGAATGAATTTTTTGAAGATTCATCAGAATTGCCCCGTTTGTGGGGTACAATTCGAGCCGGAGCCCGGATTTTTCATTGGCGCGATGTACGTGAACTATGCGTTTAACATCATTCAGCTGGTGATTGTCGGGCTTTTTATGTGGCTCGTGGTGAATCCTGATTCGGCATGGTGGATCGTCGCCGCCGTGTTGGGCGTAACCTTTGCCACGATTCCGTTCACAGCGCGTATGTCGCGGGTGATTTGGATGTACATGTTTGCCGGGATCAAATACGATCCTGCTGCTGCGCGACGCACCTGA
- a CDS encoding tetratricopeptide repeat protein has product MKNLLPFIAATMRSNSTRILIHFLLFFLLLSATGSALNAQGSVKDLLKTAQAQFDKEDYDAAFLTCKQILFKDEKNVEAYVIRGTIFAIRGEYEPAFDDLDYAIARETKNPMAYSIRSEMYRNRGETEKALQDLNVVLVLDPQNVNAYKNRSVIYMNRNMLREALVDLEKGTALAPQSGNLQLLKGYILYRMNEFSLAEVALNRTMELDSTKRAECHTYLGMLAYEKGEFEDAAAEYKFALGIDSMSIFTYFQSANLDFKLGNYAKCIKQLEKCIALDSVYAPAFSLKGECLMRMDDYESAIMYLDTAIMYGEEDKHIYLTIRGDAKRRSDSFEPAVRDYTRALLLDNENFDALIGRAKAYEALAKYDKALRDLEDAYKIAPTNLEIEYMMPVVLSGLGEPEKANLGFVKYLEKVPDDTRAWFAYAAFMDNQKDYATAIEYFNMALATFNSDSGQVYMRLSYCHIYQENTEKANAAINNCLWFPIKGTKRLSGVAYALNALDRPAEALPLLDRAIALDSTHAYAFNNRGKAKLLLGQYEAAIADFDKSIALHNNWTHLPPYNRALAKRALGRYQEAIADFDLAIGYKTDYFEAFNDRGETWEKLNETEKAVADYQAALKIKSDYLPAKLNLERNGF; this is encoded by the coding sequence GTGAAAAACCTCCTTCCATTCATCGCGGCCACGATGCGCAGTAATTCCACCCGCATTTTGATCCATTTCCTGCTGTTTTTCCTGCTGCTGTCAGCAACAGGGTCCGCACTCAATGCCCAAGGATCGGTCAAAGATTTGCTCAAAACGGCACAAGCACAATTCGACAAAGAGGATTACGATGCAGCCTTTCTGACCTGCAAGCAAATTCTCTTCAAGGATGAAAAAAACGTCGAAGCCTATGTCATTCGCGGAACCATCTTTGCGATACGGGGTGAATACGAACCGGCTTTTGACGATTTGGACTACGCGATTGCCCGCGAAACGAAGAATCCCATGGCCTATTCCATACGGTCCGAGATGTATCGCAACCGGGGGGAAACCGAAAAAGCATTGCAAGACCTGAATGTGGTATTGGTGCTTGATCCACAAAATGTGAATGCCTACAAGAACCGCAGTGTCATTTACATGAACCGCAACATGCTGAGAGAAGCGCTAGTAGATCTTGAAAAAGGGACGGCGCTCGCACCACAGAGCGGCAATCTACAACTCCTGAAGGGCTATATTCTGTACCGAATGAATGAGTTCAGCCTTGCCGAGGTCGCGCTCAATCGTACCATGGAGCTGGATTCCACCAAACGTGCCGAGTGCCATACGTATTTGGGAATGTTGGCCTATGAAAAAGGGGAATTTGAGGATGCAGCAGCAGAATACAAATTTGCCCTTGGAATCGATTCAATGTCAATCTTCACCTACTTCCAAAGCGCCAATCTGGACTTCAAGCTCGGAAATTATGCAAAATGCATAAAGCAATTGGAGAAATGCATCGCTTTAGATTCGGTATATGCACCTGCTTTTTCGCTTAAAGGAGAGTGCCTGATGCGGATGGACGACTACGAGAGTGCAATCATGTATTTAGATACCGCAATTATGTATGGTGAGGAAGACAAACATATCTACCTCACCATCAGGGGCGATGCGAAACGCCGATCAGACAGTTTCGAACCAGCGGTAAGAGACTACACACGTGCATTGCTACTTGACAACGAAAATTTCGACGCACTCATCGGACGGGCGAAAGCCTATGAAGCACTAGCGAAATATGACAAAGCCCTGCGGGACCTCGAAGATGCCTACAAGATTGCGCCAACCAACCTTGAAATCGAATACATGATGCCCGTTGTGCTTTCCGGATTGGGTGAGCCAGAAAAGGCGAATTTAGGCTTTGTCAAATATCTCGAAAAAGTTCCCGACGACACGCGAGCATGGTTTGCATATGCTGCATTCATGGACAATCAGAAGGATTACGCGACTGCGATCGAATATTTTAACATGGCACTTGCAACGTTCAATTCTGATTCTGGGCAAGTTTACATGCGCCTCTCCTATTGCCATATCTATCAAGAAAATACAGAAAAAGCCAATGCTGCCATCAACAACTGCTTGTGGTTTCCGATTAAGGGGACCAAGAGGCTGAGCGGGGTAGCCTACGCTTTGAACGCCCTTGATCGCCCGGCAGAAGCATTGCCGCTGCTCGACCGTGCGATTGCCTTGGACTCCACACATGCCTACGCCTTCAACAACCGCGGCAAAGCCAAGCTCCTACTGGGGCAATATGAAGCGGCGATTGCTGATTTTGACAAATCCATCGCCCTTCACAATAATTGGACACATTTGCCGCCTTACAACAGGGCCTTGGCCAAGCGTGCCCTCGGGCGCTACCAAGAAGCCATCGCCGACTTTGACCTCGCGATCGGTTACAAAACCGATTACTTCGAGGCCTTCAACGACCGCGGAGAAACCTGGGAAAAGCTCAACGAAACCGAAAAGGCCGTGGCGGATTATCAAGCTGCACTGAAAATCAAATCCGACTACCTCCCGGCAAAGCTGAACCTTGAACGGAACGGATTCTAG
- a CDS encoding tetratricopeptide repeat protein yields MRKRLLLFILLIISISTTGFAQTNVKTLTKKAEEQFANYDYEACMETCKEILSVDAQNNDAAILRGAIFALFGQNKSAYRDLNNAIERGTKDKRAYYFRGIIFYQNHQHEAALKDFDHVLSMDPKHVATLRYRSHVYAEMGNSKAAMQDMEKALKLDPDGARTHFDMGLTQYQLGDGAKALPYLKRSLELGTNDSSSAYLFCGLILETMGKDKEAEAHYRLSAEVNPYATEALSNLASLRLKAGDTLEALSIFEAAVQADSMDATSIGNYARCLMMLDRDEEALPFIKRSIAIGGPVLPMNLKTMGDYFLRRGETELAINEYNKALLKSPEYVEALVARGTARAGLGLAEKAKEDLKKAHALDPEDLQAHFYYGQAQMDAKEFENGRKTLTSYLKRVPDDWKAWMLLGGSAQEQGKNALAVEEFSKSLQCPNTDSTGLLYSRAICYWELKQTKEANADLDLFMKMKSQSATELLSIGYLLNQMERYPEALEILEQAIAIDSTFAYAYNNRGFAKYKLGRYEAAIEDFNKSIALKNDYFHWPPYNRANALRALGREKEAIDDFNLALSYKGDYFEALNDRGETWEKLGNLEKAVSDYNEALQANPDYEPAKANLQRLGK; encoded by the coding sequence ATGAGAAAACGATTATTGTTGTTCATACTGCTGATAATCAGCATTTCCACCACAGGATTTGCCCAAACCAATGTCAAAACGCTGACAAAGAAGGCGGAGGAGCAGTTCGCCAATTACGATTACGAGGCTTGCATGGAAACCTGCAAGGAAATTCTTTCCGTGGACGCCCAAAACAATGATGCGGCCATCTTGAGAGGGGCCATATTTGCACTTTTTGGTCAAAACAAATCGGCCTATCGTGACCTGAACAATGCGATCGAGCGGGGAACCAAGGACAAACGGGCCTATTATTTTCGCGGGATTATCTTTTACCAAAATCATCAACATGAGGCAGCATTGAAGGATTTTGACCACGTGCTATCCATGGACCCCAAACATGTGGCAACCTTGCGGTACCGCAGTCATGTCTACGCTGAAATGGGAAATAGCAAAGCGGCAATGCAGGACATGGAAAAGGCGCTCAAACTGGACCCTGATGGCGCAAGAACCCACTTTGACATGGGCCTGACTCAGTACCAATTGGGCGACGGAGCCAAAGCATTGCCCTATCTAAAGCGTAGCTTGGAGCTGGGAACCAATGATTCGTCAAGTGCTTATCTTTTCTGCGGTTTGATCTTGGAAACGATGGGGAAAGACAAGGAGGCCGAAGCCCATTATCGGCTGTCAGCCGAGGTCAATCCTTATGCGACGGAGGCTTTGTCAAACCTCGCCTCATTGCGCTTGAAAGCAGGAGACACGCTGGAAGCCCTTTCCATTTTTGAAGCCGCCGTCCAAGCAGACTCGATGGATGCCACAAGCATCGGCAACTACGCAAGGTGTTTGATGATGCTCGACCGCGACGAGGAAGCATTGCCGTTTATCAAAAGGTCGATTGCCATTGGTGGTCCCGTCCTGCCGATGAACTTGAAAACGATGGGGGACTATTTCCTCCGCCGCGGAGAGACCGAACTCGCAATCAATGAATACAACAAAGCGCTTCTGAAGTCACCGGAGTACGTTGAAGCCTTGGTCGCCCGGGGCACCGCGCGCGCGGGCTTGGGACTCGCAGAAAAGGCCAAGGAAGACCTCAAAAAAGCGCATGCGCTCGATCCAGAAGACTTGCAGGCCCATTTCTATTATGGGCAGGCTCAAATGGATGCAAAAGAATTTGAAAATGGAAGAAAGACGCTCACAAGTTATCTCAAGCGCGTACCGGATGACTGGAAGGCATGGATGCTACTTGGAGGAAGTGCCCAAGAGCAAGGCAAAAACGCCCTTGCCGTCGAGGAATTTTCCAAGTCACTTCAATGCCCCAACACCGATTCAACCGGATTGCTCTACTCACGGGCGATCTGTTACTGGGAGCTGAAACAAACAAAAGAGGCCAATGCTGATCTAGATTTGTTCATGAAAATGAAAAGTCAATCTGCGACAGAGCTGCTTTCCATTGGCTATCTGCTCAACCAAATGGAACGTTACCCGGAGGCGCTGGAGATCCTGGAACAAGCCATTGCTATCGATTCGACCTTTGCCTACGCCTACAACAACCGTGGATTTGCGAAATACAAACTCGGCCGTTACGAGGCAGCCATCGAAGACTTCAACAAGTCGATCGCACTCAAAAACGACTATTTCCATTGGCCGCCCTACAATCGGGCTAACGCGCTCCGTGCTTTGGGGCGCGAAAAGGAGGCCATCGACGACTTCAATCTCGCCTTGAGCTACAAAGGAGACTATTTTGAAGCGCTCAATGACCGCGGGGAAACTTGGGAAAAACTGGGCAATCTGGAAAAGGCTGTTTCCGATTACAACGAAGCGCTTCAGGCCAATCCCGACTATGAACCGGCGAAGGCCAACCTGCAACGACTCGGCAAATGA